One Roseomonas sp. OT10 DNA window includes the following coding sequences:
- a CDS encoding DUF6117 family protein: MSIPDHARANFETLVYAATSGDLALIECTEIATGEVRYVICAVGRDDGDYVFTPFGHLADGNPCELYRPPDASP; the protein is encoded by the coding sequence ATGAGCATTCCCGACCATGCCCGTGCCAATTTCGAGACGCTGGTGTACGCCGCGACCAGCGGCGACCTGGCGCTAATTGAATGCACCGAGATCGCAACGGGCGAGGTTCGCTACGTCATCTGCGCCGTTGGACGTGACGACGGCGACTACGTTTTTACGCCCTTCGGCCATCTGGCCGACGGCAACCCCTGCGAGCTCTACCGTCCACCCGATGCCTCGCCCTGA